A DNA window from Acomys russatus chromosome 7, mAcoRus1.1, whole genome shotgun sequence contains the following coding sequences:
- the LOC127192415 gene encoding mas-related G-protein coupled receptor member X1-like, giving the protein MVYVPRVTTGRFVSMDPTVSSHNMESTRGNETGQLKIQNCSPILALHFLALIIALVGLAGNITVLWLLGFRIRRKAISVYILNLALADSFFLCCQFMDSLLQIIDFYGVYVHRLGRDILGNTAFIPYISGLSILSAISTERCLSVLRPIWYHCHRPKNMSAIICTLIWALSLGMSILDWYFSGFLSEVHRHSWENVDFIVTTFLFSLVMLLFGSSLALLVRVLCGSRRSPLTRLYITISLTVMVFLICGLPLGLYLFLFYHLYHPLCHFYRVTTVLSCVNSCANPIIYFFVGSFRQRRQHRSLKMVLQRALEDTPEENDCTDCHLQKTMEMAESKV; this is encoded by the coding sequence ATGGTTTATGTTCCCAGGGTCACTACTGGAAGATTTGTGAGCATGGATCCAACCGTGTCATCCCACAACATGGAATCTACACGAGGGAATGAAACTGGCCAGCTCAAGATTCAAAATTGCAGTCCAATCCTGGCCCTGCACTTCCTGGCCCTCATCATTGCCCTGGTTGGATTAGCTGGAAACATCACTGTGCTCTGGCTCCTGGGATTCCGCATACGCAGGAAAGCCATCTCAGTCTACATCCTCAACCTGGCTTTGGCAgactccttcttcctctgctgccaATTTATGGACTCTCTGCTACAGATCATTGATTTCTATGGCGTCTATGTCCATAGGTTAGGCAGAGACATCTTAGGCAATACAGCGTTCATTCCCTATATCTCAGGCCTGAGCATACTCAGCGCTATTAGCACAGAGCGCTGCCTGTCCGTATTGAGGCCAATCTGGTACCACTGCCACCGCCCAAAAAACATGTCAGCCATCATATGCACACTAATCTGGGCCCTATCCCTTGGGATGAGCATCCTTGATTGGTACTTCTCAGGATTCCTGAGTGAAGTTCACCGTCATTCGTGGGAAAACGTTGACTTTATTGTAActacatttctgttttctttagttaTGCTTCTCTTTGGGTCCAGTCTGGCCCTACTGGTCAGGGTCCTCTGTGGTTCCAGGCGGAGTCCACTGACCAGGCTATACATCACCATCTCACTCACAGTGATGGTCTTCCTCATCTGTGGCCTGCCTCTTGGGCTTTACCTGTTCCTGTTTTACCATTTGTATCATCCCCTTTGTCATTTTTACCGAGTCACTACTGTCCTGTCCTGTGTAAACAGCTGTGCCAACCCCATTATTTACTTCTTTGTAGGCTCTTTTAGGCAGCGTAGGCAGCATCGGTCCCTCAAAATGGTACTTCAGAGGGCTCTGGAGGACACTCCTGAGGAGAACGACTGTACAGACTGCCATCTTCAGAAAACCATGGAGATGGCAGAAAGCAAAGTATAA